Proteins found in one Muntiacus reevesi chromosome 2, mMunRee1.1, whole genome shotgun sequence genomic segment:
- the TBC1D20 gene encoding TBC1 domain family member 20 → MAVRTAQGDGPTSGRWDGGAEKTDFNAKRKKKVAEIYQALNSEPTDVAALRRMAISEGGLLTDEIRRKVWPKLLNVNTNDPPPISGENLREVSKDYQQVLLDVRRSLRRFPPGMPEEQREGLQEELIDIILLILERNPQLHYYQGYHDIVVTFLLVLGERLATSLVEKLSTHHLRDFMDPTMDNTKYILNYLMPIIDQVNPELHDFMQSAEVGTIFALSWLITWFGHVLSDFRHVVRLYDFFLACHPLMPIYFAAVIVLYREQEVLDCDCDMASVHHLLSQIPQDLPYETLISRAGDLFVQFPPSELAREAAAQPQTEKTAASTFKDFELASAQQRPDTVLRQRFRGLLRPDERTKDVLTKPRTNRFVKLAVMGLTVALGAAALAVVKSALEWAPKFQLQLFP, encoded by the exons ACTTTAatgccaaaaggaaaaagaaagtggcAGAGATCTACCAGGCACTGAACAGTGAGCCCACTGATGTGGCTGCCCTTAGACGCATGGCGATCAGTGAAGGAGGGCTCCTGACTGATGAGATCAGGCGGAAAGTGTGGCCCAAGCTCCTCAATGTCAACACCAATGATCCACCTCCTATATCAG GAGAAAACCTACGAGAGGTGAGCAAGGACTACCAACAAGTGCTCCTGGATGTCCGGCGGTCTCTACGGCGGTTCCCGCCTG GTATGCCAGAAGAACAGAGAGAAGGGCTGCAGGAAGAGCTGATCGACATCATCCTCCTCATCTTGGAGCGCAACCCGCAGCTGCACTACTACCAGGGCTACCACGACATTGTGGTCACATTTCTGCTGGTGCTTGGCGAGAGGCTGGCAACATCCCTGGTAGAGAAGCTGTCTACCCACCATCTCAG GGATTTCATGGACCCAACAATGGACAACACCAAGTATATATTAAACTATCTGATGCCCATCATTGACCAGGTGAATCCAGAACTCCATGACTTCATGCAGAG TGCCGAGGTGGGGACCATCTTTGCGCTCAGCTGGCTCATCACCTGGTTCGGGCACGTCCTGTCTGACTTCAGGCACGTCGTGCGGTTATACGACTTCTTCCTGGCCTGCCACCCGCTGATGCCCATTTACTTTGCAGCTGTG ATCGTGTTGTATCGAGAGCAGGAAGTCCTGGATTGTGACTGCGACATGGCCTCGGTCCACCACCTGTTGTCCCAGATCCCTCAGGACCTGCCCTATGAGACACTGATCAGTAGAGCAGGAGACCTCTTTGTTCAGTTTCCCCCGTCCGAACTTGCTCGAGAGGCAGCTGCCCAGCCGCAAACCGAGAA AACGGCTGCCTCTACGTTCAAAGACTTTGAGCTGGCATCTGCGCAGCAGAGGCCTGACACGGTACTGCGGCAGCGGTTTCGGGGACTCCTGCGGCCTGATGAGCGAACAAAAGATGTCCTGACCAAACCAAGGACCAACCGCTTTGTGAAGCTGGCGGTGATGGGGCTGACAGTGGCGCTTGGAGCAGCCGCCCTAGCCGTGGTGAAAAGTGCCTTGGAGTGGGCCCCAAAGTTCCAGCTGCAGCTGTTTCCCTAA
- the RBCK1 gene encoding ranBP-type and C3HC4-type zinc finger-containing protein 1 isoform X3: protein MHTVTIWLTVRPDMTVASLKDMVFLDYGFPPTLQQWVFGQRLARDQETLHSHGVRRNGDSAYLYLLSACNTSLNPQELQRERQLRMLEDLGFKDLTLQPRGPLDPVPPKPGAPQEPGRGQPDAAPEPPPVGWTCPGCTFINKPTRPGCEMCCRARPEAYQVPASYQPDEEERARLAGEEEALRQYQQRKQQQQEGNYLKHVQLDQRSLVLNTEPAECPVCYSVLAPGEAVVLRECLHTFCRECLQGTIRNSQEAEVSCPFIDNTYSCSGKLLEREIRALLSPEDYQRFLDLGISIAENRSAFSYHCKTPDCKGWCFFEDDVNEFPCPVCFHVNCLLCKALSACVDACSGPNSLGTFSPRARHPLQAVHEQMNCKEYQDDLALRAQNDMAARQTTEMLRTMLQQGEAMHCPQCQIVVQKKDGCDWIRCTVCHTEICWVTKGPRWGPGGPGDTSGGCRCRVNGIPCHPSCQNCH from the exons ATGCACACGGTCACTATCTGGCTCACGGTGCGGCCTGACATGACGGTGGCCTCCCTCAAGGACATG GTGTTCCTAGACTATGGCTTCCCGCCAACCCTGCAGCAGTGGGTGTTTGGGCAGCGGTTGGCCCGGGACCAGGAGACTCTGCATTCCCATGGCGTGAGGCGGAATGGGGACAGCGCCTACCTCTACCTGCTGTCCGCCTGCAACACCTCGCTCAACCCTCAGGAGCTGCAGCGGGAGAGGCAGTTGCGGATGCTGGAAG ATCTGGGCTTCAAGGACCTCACGCTGCAGCCACGGGGCCCCCTGGACCCAGTTCCCCCAAAGCCTGGGGCCCCTCAAGAGCCGGGGCGGGGGCAGCCTGATGCAGCGCCAGAGCCCCCGCCG GTGGGCTGGACGTGCCCCGGCTGCACCTTCATTAACAAGCCCACTAGGCCCGGCTGCGAGATGTGCTGCCGGGCGCGGCCCGAGGCCTACCAGGTACCCGCCTCGTACCAGCCAGACGAGGAGGAGCGAGCGCGCCTGGCCGGTGAGGAGGAGGCGCTGCGCCAGTACCAGCAG cggaagcagcagcagcaggaaggcaACTACCTGAAGCACGTGCAGCTGGATCAGCGGAGCCTGGTTCTGAACACCGAGCCCGCCGAGTGCCCCGTGTGCTACAGTGTCCTGGCGCCGGGTGAGGCCGTGGTGCTGCGCGAGTGTCTTCACACCTTCTGCAG ggagtGTCTGCAGGGCACCATTCGCAACAGCCAGGAGGCTGAGGTGTCCTGCCCCTTCATCGACAACACCTACTCATGCTCGGGCAAGCTGCTGGAGAGGGAGATCCGAGCG CTCCTGAGCCCCGAGGATTACCAGCGGTTTCTGGACCTGGGCATCTCCATTGCGGAAAACCGCAGTGCCTTCAGCTACCACTGCAAGACCCCGGACTGCAAGGGATGGTGCTTCTTTGAGGATGATGTCAATGAGTTCCCCTGCCCCGTGTGCTTCCATGTCAACTGCCTGCTTTGCAAG GCATTAAGTGCTTGTGTGGATGCCTGCTCTGGCCCTAACTCTCTGGGAACTTTCTCACCTCGAGCACGTCATCCGCTCCAGGCCGTCCATGAGCAGATGAACTGCAAGGAGTATCAAGATGACCTGGCCCTGCGAGCTCAGAATGATATGGCTGCCCGGCAGACGACGGAGATGCTGAGA ACCATGCTGCAGCAGGGTGAAGCCATGCACTGCCCACAGTGCCAGATCGTGGTGCAGAAGAAGGATGGCTGCGACTGGATCCGGTGCACTGTCTGCCACACTGAGATCTGCTGGGTCACCAAGGGCCCCCGTTGGGGCCCCGGG GGCCCAGGAGACACCAGCGGGGGCTGCCGCTGCCGGGTGAATGGGATTCCGTGCCACCCCAGCTGTCAGAATTGCCACTAA